From the Cryptomeria japonica chromosome 2, Sugi_1.0, whole genome shotgun sequence genome, one window contains:
- the LOC131037111 gene encoding major strawberry allergen Fra a 1.08: MVVGSISHDIESPVEAKRLWNAFVKDGHNLLPKHLPEVFASITFLQGEGGVGSIKQINFTPANKDFSYVKEKVEEVDEEKLVYRFSHVEGGLIGKKVSSATYEYKYTPKAGGGSICSSAVHFDSLPGVPQEEEKVKEIREMITALFKKVEAYLIANPNLYC; encoded by the exons ATGGTGGTGGGAAGTATCAGTCATGATATCGAGTCTCCAGTGGAGGCAAAGAGACTGTGGAATGCCTTTGTAAAGGATGGCCATAATCTTCTGCCAAAGCACCTGCCAGAGGTGTTTGCAAGCATCACCTTCCTGCAAGGCGAAGGAGGTGTAGGCAGCATCAAGCAAATCAATTTCACTCCTG CGAACAAGGATTTCAGCTATGTGAAAGAGAAAGTTGAGGAAGTAGACGAGGAGAAGCTAGTGTACCGCTTCAGCCATGTGGAAGGAGGACTTATTGGAAAGAAAGTGTCATCTGCCACATACGAATACAAATACACCCCAAAAGCAGGAGGAGGGAGCATTTGCAGCTCTGCCGTGCATTTTGATAGCCTTCCGGGAGTTCCTCAGGAGGAGGAGAAAGTGAAGGAGATTAGGGAAATGATCACCGCTCTGTTCAAGAAGGTCGAGGCATATCTCATCGCCAATCCCAATCTGTACTGTTAA